A single window of Deltaproteobacteria bacterium DNA harbors:
- a CDS encoding glutathione S-transferase, whose protein sequence is MIDLYTAATPNGHKASVTLEELGLPYTTHAVDLSKNEQKQPWFLAINPNGRIPAIVDRELGDLAVFESGAIMIHLAEKTGRLLPTSPAPRARVLSWLMFQMGGIGPMMGQANVFFRYFPEKIQPAIDRYQNESRRLFEVLDRRLGESEWLADDFSIADIANWCWVRTYKWSGVSIDGLEHLRRWLDAMKARPACQRGIEVPVA, encoded by the coding sequence GTGATCGACCTCTACACCGCCGCGACGCCGAACGGGCACAAGGCCTCCGTCACGCTGGAAGAGCTCGGGCTTCCCTACACCACCCACGCGGTCGACCTGTCGAAGAACGAGCAGAAGCAGCCCTGGTTCCTGGCGATCAACCCCAACGGGCGGATTCCCGCGATCGTCGACCGCGAGCTCGGCGACCTCGCGGTCTTCGAGTCCGGCGCGATCATGATCCACCTGGCGGAGAAGACCGGGCGGCTCCTGCCGACTTCACCCGCGCCGCGCGCGCGCGTGCTCTCGTGGCTGATGTTCCAGATGGGCGGGATCGGCCCGATGATGGGCCAGGCCAACGTCTTCTTCCGCTACTTCCCCGAGAAGATCCAGCCGGCGATCGACCGCTACCAGAACGAGTCGCGCAGGCTCTTCGAGGTTCTCGACCGCAGGCTCGGCGAGAGCGAATGGCTGGCCGACGACTTCTCGATCGCCGACATCGCGAACTGGTGCTGGGTGCGCACGTACAAGTGGTCGGGCGTCTCGATCGACGGGCTAGAGCACCTGCGCCGCTGGCTCGACGCGATGAAGGCGCGGCCCGCGTGCCAGCGCGGAATCGAGGTGCCGGTCGCGG